A stretch of DNA from Halorubrum sp. BOL3-1:
GTCATGATTGATCGTGAATCTCTGCGGGTCACCGGCGAACGCCCGTCCCGCCTCAATCGGTCAGTAATGCCTCGATGATTGTGAGTCGACACGAACACCGCCGAAGCTCCGGTCGCGAGGCGGGCGCACGCTCGCCGCGCTCCTCGTCACTCACTTCGTTCGTTCCTGCGGTGCTCGCGTCGCCTGCGCCCGCCTCGCGACTGCCCCTCCGAGTCCCGCCCCGCACCTCACGTCTCCCCAGCCTCGTCGCTGGCCCCTCCGCTTCGCTCCGGGGCCAGCGACTCCCTCGCACGTGCTGGCTCGCGGCCTGTCGGTCGCTCGCAGGCACGCGCCACCGCGACCGCTCCGGCTATCCCTTAATTACCCTTTAAAAAGGCTCGCGTGGACGGGCGCGTGGTCGGAGTCTGGTCGGGGGCTGTCGGCGTCGTCGCCGCCCTCGTCGGAGACCGCGCGGCCGTCGACCCCCTCCGCGAGGAAGTCGCTGACCGGTGGCCCGACGTGCTCGGGTTCGACGAGGAACGCGTCGTGGCCGTGGTCGGAGTCGATCACATGGTGTGCGGTCGGGACCTCGACCTCGCGGAAGGCGTCCGCGAGCGACGCGGACTGCTCGACGGTGAAGTGCCAGTCGGCGGTGAAGCTCACGAGGAGCGCCTCGCCCTCGAAGGCGGCGAGCGCGTCGGTGTCGGTGCCGTGGCCGGCCGCGAGGTCGTACTCGTCCATCGCACGGGTGAGGTAGAGGTAGCTGTTCGCGTCGAAGCGGTCCCCGAACCCCTCGGCCTGGTAGTCGAGGTACGACTCCACCTCGCGGTACGGGAAGAAGCTCGCGGTCGGCTCCGGCGGCAGCCCGAGGTCGCCGTCCTCGCGCGTCAGCGAGTCGCGGCCCGCGGAGCGCCGCCCGAACTTCCGCTCCATCGACGCCTTCGAGAGGTACATGACGTGCCCGATCTGGCGGGCGATGGCGAGTCCCTCGGTCGGCTCCCGCCGGCCGTCGCCGTAGTAGTCACCGCCGTTCCAGTCCGCGTCGGCGCGGATCGCCCGGCGCGCGACCGCGTCGAGCGCGAGGCACTGCGCGTCGAGCCGCCCGGCGGTCGCGACCGCGACCACGCGGTCGACGTCGTCCGGGTACCGCTTGGCCCACTCTAGGGCGTTCATCCCGCCGACGCTGCCGCCGACGACCGCCCGCAGTCGCCCGACGCCGAGGCGGTCGAGCAGGCGGCGTTGCGCCCGCGCCCAGTCTTCGACCTGTACCGGCGGGAACGCGGTGCCCCACCGGTCGTGGTCGGGTTCCTCGCGGAGGTCGAGGTCCGCGGGGCGCTCGCTGGCCGGTCCCGTCGTCCCGTAACAGGAGCCGGGGGCGTTCGCGCAGACGACGTAGTACTCCGTCGTGTCGATCGCCTTCCCCGGCCCGACGACGTCGTCCCACCACGCCCGGGCCTGCCCGGCCTGCCCGGCCCCGGTGGTCCCCTCGTCGCGCTCCGGTGCGGGCGACCGCGCGACGTTCTGGCTCCCGGTGAGCGCGTGGCAGACCAGCACGACGTTGTCGCCGTCGAACTCGCCGTGGGTCTCGTAGGCCACCTCGAAGTCGGGTACCGACTGGCCGCACTCGAAGGTGAACTCGCCGAGCGAGGCGACGCCGTGGTCGGTCGGGACGGCGCTCATCGATTCACACCCCTCCCTCGCCGTCCGCGGACCCTCCGTCTCCGGCTCGTTCCGTCGCGGCGCGCTCGCCGGCGGCCAGCCCCGCGTCGAGGTCGTAGATTACGTCCTCGGGGTCCTCGATGCCGACCGAGAGCCGGAGCATCTCGGGGTAGACGCCCGCGAGCCGCTGTTGAGCCTCGTCCATCTGTGCGTGGGTCGTCGACGCGGGGTGGACGACGAGGGTCTTCGCGTCGCCGACGTTCGCGAGGAAACTCGTCAGGTCGACCGACTCGCAGAAGGTCTTCGCGGCCTCGTAGCCGCCGCCGACGCCGAAGGTGACCATCCCGCCGAAGCCGTCGAGGTACTCGGCGGCGTTGCCGTGGCTCTGGTGGTCCTCGAATCCCGGGTACGACACCCAGTCGACGCGGTCGTCCCCGCGGAGGAACTCGGCCACCCGCCGCGCGTTCTCGCAGTGACGCTCCATCCGAAGGGGGAGCGTGTTGAGCCCCTGGATCGTCTGCCACGCGTCGAAGGGCGACTGCTGGCCCCCGGTCGGGCGCACGCCTCGCTGGCGGGCGACGTTGGCGAAGGCGGCGTCACCGAACCGCTCGACGAAGTCGATCGGGAACGCCGGCGACCGCCCGTCCAGTTCGTCGTAGTCGGCGTCCGCGTGGTCCCACGGGAACTGCCCGCCGTCGATCACGACCCCGCCGACGGTGGTGCCGTTGCCCGTGATCCACTTCGTCGTCGACTCCCAGACGACGTCGGCTCCGTGTTCGATCGGCCGACAGCAGTACGGTGTCGCGAACGTGTTGTCGACGACGAGCGGGACCGCGTGCTCGTGGGCGACCTCCGCCAGTCGCTCGAAGTCCGGCGTGACCAGCGAGGGGTTCGCGATCGTCTCGACGTGGACGAACGCGGTGTCGCCGTCGATCGCGTCCGCGTACGCCTCGTCGTCGAGCGTGTCGACGAGCCGCGCCTCGATCCCCCGGCGGTCCGCGATGCTGGTGAGGTAGGCGGCCGTCCCGCCGTACATCTCGGAGCTGGCGACGACGTTGTCGCCGTCGCTCGCGAGGACGGTCGCGATCGCGTCGAACGCGGCCATTCCCGAGCCGGTCGCGACCGCGTCCGACCCGCCAGAGAGGTCCGCCAGCCGGTCTTCCAAGACGTTCACCGTCGGGTTCGAGAGCCGGGAGTAGACGTGACCGTCCGCCCGGAGCGCGTACAGCTCCGCCGCCGTGTCCGCGTCGTCGAAGACGAACGAGGTCGTCTGGTGGATCGGCGTGGCGCGGGCGCCGGTGGCCGAATCGGGCTCGGCGCCGGCGTGGAGACTCCGGGTGGAAAACCCACGTGTCATGTTTGTTGCTCATACGTCCGTAAACTTCTATAACCGTCAGTTACGGCAATTGATGCCCCTTCGCGTCCGTCCCGCCGAAGCGTGCGTTTATGTCCGATCCGGCGCCAACCGGTGGTAATGGCAGTCGCCGCCCCAGTTCCCGACCTCGCAGACCGCGCGACCGACTGCGCCGACCGCCTGCGCGAGGCCGACCGGGTGCTCTTGGCCTCGCACATCGACGCCGACGGGATCACGAGCGCCGCGGTCGCCTCCACCGCGCTCGCGCGGGCCGACGTCGACCACGAGGTCGTCTTCGAGAAGCAGCTCGACGCCGACTCGATCGCCGGGATCGCCGCCCGCGAGTTCGACGTCGTCTGCTTCACCGACTTCGGCTCCGGCCAGCTCGACGTCATCGCCGACCACGAGGCGGCCGGGGACTTCGTTCCCGTCGTCGCGGACCACCACCAGCCCGCCGACCGCGACACGCGATACCACCTCAACCCCCTGCTCGAAGGGATCGACGGCGCGAGCGAGCTGTCGGGCGCCGGCGCGAGCTACCTGCTCGCCCGCGCGCTGGAGGGGCCGGACGGCGACAACCGCGACCTCGCCGCGCTCGCGGTCGTCGGCGCGGTCGGCGACATGCAGGACACCGACGGCGAACTCGTCGGCGCCAACGAGGCGATCGTCGCCGACGGCGTCGACGCGGGCGTGATCGAGGCACAGACCGACCTCGACCTGTACGGCCGCCAGACCCGCCCGCTCCCGAAGCTGTTGGAGTACGCCTCCGACGTGAAGATCCCCGGGATCACCAACGACGAGGCGGGGGCGATCGCCTTCCTCACCGACCTCGGCGTCGACGTGAAACGCGACGGGGAGTGGCGGCGCTGGGTGGACCTCGACGCCGACGAGCGCCGGCAGCTCGCCTCCGCGTTGATGCGCCGGGCGGTCGCCTCCGGCGTCCCCTCGGACCGGATCGAGTCGCTCGTCGGCACCGCCTACACGCTCGTCGACGAGGAACCCGGGACCGAGCTGCGCGACGTCAGCGAGTTCTCCACGCTGCTCAACGCGACCGCGCGCTACGAGCGCGGCGATGTCGGTCTCGCGGTGTGTCTCGGTGACCGCGGGGACGCGCTCGCGGAGGCTCGACGGCTTCTCCGCAATCACCGGAAGAACCTCTCGGAGGGGCTCCAGTGGGTCAAAACCGAGGGCGTCACCGACGAGGAGCACCTCCAGTGGTTCGACGCCGGGTCGCGCATCCGCGAGACCATCGTCGGCATCGTCGCCGGGATGGCGGTCGGCTCGCCCGCGGTCGACCGCTCGAAGCCGGTGATCGCCTTCGCCGAGGAGAGCGCCGAGGAGCTGAAGGTGTCCTCGCGCGGCTCGCACGCGCTCGTGCGAGAGGGACTCGACCTCTCGACGGTGATGCGGGAGGCGAGCCGAGCGGTCGGCGGTGACGGCGGGGGTCACGACGTGGCCGCGGGCGCGACGGTTCCGACCGGCGAACGAGACGCGTTCGTCGCCGAGGCGGACCGGATCGTCGGCAAACAGCTCTCGTGAGCGGTCTCCCTCGGCTCCCGTCGGCTCGCGTACTCGCTACTTCAGCGTCGCGTAGTTGATATCCTCCCACGGCTGAAGCCGTGGGATTCCTCTGGTAGGGATGTTGGCTATGCTGTTCCCACGGAGGCAAGTTTCCCGTCGTCGGTACTCCGGTCTGTGCGCTCCTCGTTGGGACTGGCCCTCTCGGGAGAGCGTGGTGACTCCGACCACGTATGGTCGTCCCACGTGAGGCGCACGGGCCGTGCCATCGACCCGACTTCTAGATTCCTGCCAGCCTGCCGTTCAAGAAACACCCGTGAAGCGTCAAGATCGGCGTGACCTTCATAGCCACACGAACACCGAAACACGTCGCCGTTCCGTTCCGTATTCTTGCGCTCGCCGCACGCTGGACACTCCGCCGTCGTGTACGCTTCAGATTCGATTTTAACCGTGATGCCGTACTCTTCGGCAGTCGTAGCGAGCCTGTCGATGAACGAGCGATACGCCCAGAACTGGTGCGTTTTCTCGTTCACTGCTGCCGACCAGTGTGCCGACAACACGTCGGTGAGATCGCCCACGTACACCGTGGCAACGCCTCCTTCGTGTAGTCGTTCAACCAAGTCGCGGACGAGCGCGTCCTGTGCGTGGTCGCGCCGTCTCGTCCGCGTGCGGTACAGCCGTCGAATCCGCTGACTGCTGTACCGGCCCTCACGGAGTTTCGACTGTAAGCGGGCGATCTCCTCGGTCGTCTCGCGGAAGCGGGCGAACAGGTCGCGTCCCGCATAGAGGTACTGCTGGCCAGTTGTGGTGGTACAGGCGACGAGGTTGTTCGCGCCCACGTCCAGTGCAGCCGATTCGTCGGCTAGTGGTGAATCCCGTCGAGAATCAGACACG
This window harbors:
- the metX gene encoding homoserine O-acetyltransferase, whose translation is MSAVPTDHGVASLGEFTFECGQSVPDFEVAYETHGEFDGDNVVLVCHALTGSQNVARSPAPERDEGTTGAGQAGQARAWWDDVVGPGKAIDTTEYYVVCANAPGSCYGTTGPASERPADLDLREEPDHDRWGTAFPPVQVEDWARAQRRLLDRLGVGRLRAVVGGSVGGMNALEWAKRYPDDVDRVVAVATAGRLDAQCLALDAVARRAIRADADWNGGDYYGDGRREPTEGLAIARQIGHVMYLSKASMERKFGRRSAGRDSLTREDGDLGLPPEPTASFFPYREVESYLDYQAEGFGDRFDANSYLYLTRAMDEYDLAAGHGTDTDALAAFEGEALLVSFTADWHFTVEQSASLADAFREVEVPTAHHVIDSDHGHDAFLVEPEHVGPPVSDFLAEGVDGRAVSDEGGDDADSPRPDSDHAPVHASLFKG
- a CDS encoding O-acetylhomoserine aminocarboxypropyltransferase/cysteine synthase family protein, whose translation is MTRGFSTRSLHAGAEPDSATGARATPIHQTTSFVFDDADTAAELYALRADGHVYSRLSNPTVNVLEDRLADLSGGSDAVATGSGMAAFDAIATVLASDGDNVVASSEMYGGTAAYLTSIADRRGIEARLVDTLDDEAYADAIDGDTAFVHVETIANPSLVTPDFERLAEVAHEHAVPLVVDNTFATPYCCRPIEHGADVVWESTTKWITGNGTTVGGVVIDGGQFPWDHADADYDELDGRSPAFPIDFVERFGDAAFANVARQRGVRPTGGQQSPFDAWQTIQGLNTLPLRMERHCENARRVAEFLRGDDRVDWVSYPGFEDHQSHGNAAEYLDGFGGMVTFGVGGGYEAAKTFCESVDLTSFLANVGDAKTLVVHPASTTHAQMDEAQQRLAGVYPEMLRLSVGIEDPEDVIYDLDAGLAAGERAATERAGDGGSADGEGGV
- a CDS encoding DHH family phosphoesterase, encoding MAVAAPVPDLADRATDCADRLREADRVLLASHIDADGITSAAVASTALARADVDHEVVFEKQLDADSIAGIAAREFDVVCFTDFGSGQLDVIADHEAAGDFVPVVADHHQPADRDTRYHLNPLLEGIDGASELSGAGASYLLARALEGPDGDNRDLAALAVVGAVGDMQDTDGELVGANEAIVADGVDAGVIEAQTDLDLYGRQTRPLPKLLEYASDVKIPGITNDEAGAIAFLTDLGVDVKRDGEWRRWVDLDADERRQLASALMRRAVASGVPSDRIESLVGTAYTLVDEEPGTELRDVSEFSTLLNATARYERGDVGLAVCLGDRGDALAEARRLLRNHRKNLSEGLQWVKTEGVTDEEHLQWFDAGSRIRETIVGIVAGMAVGSPAVDRSKPVIAFAEESAEELKVSSRGSHALVREGLDLSTVMREASRAVGGDGGGHDVAAGATVPTGERDAFVAEADRIVGKQLS
- a CDS encoding RNA-guided endonuclease InsQ/TnpB family protein; the encoded protein is MSVVVRRTNTFAVCPLSTQDEHLLRELLDASASLWNELNYERRQHFFDDESVWNTADYRKQYVGVLGSATAQQVIRKNSEAWRSFFAAREDGEATAPPGYWGNEDDGRELRTYIRNDQYTLETGERSRLEVPVGQDLKDEYGLGYHDRLRLEVTGNPKWDGGQGRLELYYDEVDDTFRAIHPVTVSDSRRDSPLADESAALDVGANNLVACTTTTGQQYLYAGRDLFARFRETTEEIARLQSKLREGRYSSQRIRRLYRTRTRRRDHAQDALVRDLVERLHEGGVATVYVGDLTDVLSAHWSAAVNEKTHQFWAYRSFIDRLATTAEEYGITVKIESEAYTTAECPACGERKNTERNGDVFRCSCGYEGHADLDASRVFLERQAGRNLEVGSMARPVRLTWDDHTWSESPRSPERASPNEERTDRSTDDGKLASVGTA